The Bacteroidota bacterium genome window below encodes:
- a CDS encoding cytochrome C oxidase subunit IV family protein — protein MSDGQHHGYYTGDIHNQFVEEHHDPKNKARLWKVFWILLAITVAEVIIGFQAHSWGLGKTLLIWTFVILTIVKAGYIVLVFMHLGDEKKALRYTILLPFVLIIYLIFIALTEMIYMYNMDSFFK, from the coding sequence ATGTCAGACGGACAACATCACGGATATTATACTGGCGACATTCACAATCAGTTTGTTGAGGAACATCACGATCCCAAAAACAAGGCACGCCTGTGGAAAGTATTTTGGATTCTACTTGCTATAACCGTAGCCGAAGTTATCATTGGTTTCCAAGCTCATTCATGGGGACTTGGTAAGACCCTTCTTATATGGACCTTCGTGATACTTACTATTGTAAAGGCAGGTTACATAGTGCTCGTATTTATGCACCTTGGCGATGAAAAAAAAGCACTTCGCTATACCATATTGCTGCCGTTTGTCCTAATCATTTACTTGATTTTTATTGCGCTAACCGAAATGATATACATGTATAACATGGATAGTTTTTTCAAATAA
- a CDS encoding single-stranded DNA-binding protein: MNSLRNSVRLIGNLGQAPEIKSFDSNKKCARFSIAVNESYMDANGKWEKQTHWHPITLWGKQAEVAEKYLTKGSEVAVEGSLVNRNYTTKDGEKKYITEIKVNDIMLLGKKAES, encoded by the coding sequence ATGAACAGTTTAAGAAACAGTGTTAGGTTAATTGGAAATTTGGGTCAGGCACCTGAAATCAAATCATTCGACAGCAATAAGAAATGCGCCCGCTTTTCGATTGCAGTAAACGAGAGCTACATGGATGCCAATGGTAAATGGGAAAAGCAAACACACTGGCACCCAATTACATTATGGGGCAAGCAAGCTGAAGTAGCTGAGAAGTATTTGACCAAAGGAAGCGAAGTTGCCGTAGAGGGTAGCTTGGTAAACCGAAATTACACAACCAAGGATGGCGAGAAAAAGTACATTACCGAAATAAAGGTAAATGACATCATGCTTCTTGGTAAAAAGGCAGAGAGTTAA
- a CDS encoding cytochrome c oxidase subunit 3, protein MAEAITAEHTSKSPWRGGVSPFNVSWGKIYMWFFLVSDAFTFSTLIIAYGALRHRHTEIWPAASEVFTHFPFVHGHIQLAYVGLMTFILIMSSVTMVLAVDAGHKRDNNAVKIWMFATIIGGAMFVGSQAWEWYHFIVGSEKGAYILADGRFARTDDYEPGVLFIRESLTEPDALGLMYKTLKIEGTEAQKLIASSTKNIKGANLIENEYGPTPLFANFFFFITGFHGFHVFSGVIINLIIYINVIDGIYKKRGHYEQVEKAGLYWHFVDLVWVFVFTFFYLV, encoded by the coding sequence ATGGCAGAAGCGATCACAGCAGAACACACCTCCAAGTCACCTTGGCGCGGTGGAGTATCTCCGTTTAATGTAAGTTGGGGAAAGATATATATGTGGTTTTTCCTTGTTTCCGATGCATTTACTTTTTCAACCTTAATTATTGCGTATGGTGCCTTGCGCCATCGCCACACCGAAATTTGGCCAGCAGCCAGCGAGGTGTTTACCCATTTTCCTTTTGTACATGGTCATATTCAGTTGGCATATGTAGGGTTAATGACTTTTATCCTCATTATGAGCTCGGTAACCATGGTATTGGCAGTAGATGCGGGACATAAACGTGACAACAATGCAGTAAAAATTTGGATGTTTGCTACTATTATAGGCGGAGCAATGTTCGTAGGCTCGCAGGCATGGGAGTGGTATCACTTTATAGTAGGTAGCGAAAAAGGCGCCTATATATTAGCAGACGGACGTTTTGCCCGAACCGATGATTATGAGCCTGGAGTTTTATTTATTCGCGAATCGTTAACCGAACCCGATGCACTTGGACTAATGTATAAAACCCTAAAAATTGAAGGCACTGAAGCGCAGAAACTGATAGCCTCCTCCACTAAGAACATTAAAGGAGCCAACCTTATCGAAAATGAATATGGTCCAACTCCCCTTTTTGCTAACTTCTTTTTCTTTATTACCGGTTTTCATGGATTTCACGTATTCAGCGGGGTTATTATTAACCTTATCATCTACATTAATGTAATTGACGGTATCTATAAAAAACGTGGCCATTACGAACAAGTTGAAAAGGCCGGTTTGTATTGGCACTTTGTAGACCTGGTTTGGGTTTTTGTATTTACCTTCTTCTATCTTGTTTAA